The stretch of DNA CTCCTCCCCCCATCCCAGAGGGAGGCGACCAAGGCCACAGGCGACCCCACTGTTGACACCTCCTCAGCTGCCACATGCCCTGGCAGGTCAGCACATGGCTTGGGACAGACATTACTTCAGGTCTGAGAATCTTCCGGAATCACCGCGAAGGTGCAAATAGGCATACTCCTTGTTCCCATCCCAGATCTGCAGTGCCAGAATCCTTGAGCCtcggaatctgcattttcactaGTGCTTTCACTGGAGTGGGAGGCCGGCTGGCCCGGGTTTGGTGAGACTGGGAGTAACCACGGAATCTTTGGGCTCTGCTGGGCTCCTAGGCTGAGGCTGCAGCGCCGCCTGGTGGACCCCGCTGAGGCACCACTCTAGCcgctgccccgccccgccccacgcCAGGCAGACAGGAGTTCTGCTGCCCGCCGGCTCCTCCAGAAATGAGAGGAGAAGGCGGGGCAAGTGCCCTCTGGGCTTGATGACGCTGGGCAAAGGGCGTGCTGGGGCTCAGTCGTCAGAGCCGTGCACAAGTAAGAactagctttttttcttttttcttttttctctctgtctgttgtttctttttcttcctttctttttttgacagattcttgctctgttgcccaggttgaaatgcagtggcacaatcttggctcactgcaacctccatccccagggttcaagcaattctccttcctgagcctcctgagtagctgggattacaggcgtgcaccaccatactcggctaatttctgtatttttttggagagatggggtttcaccgtgttggccaggattggactcaaactcctgaccttaagtgatccgcctgcctcaacctcccaaagtcttACATTTCATCTTAAAAAGTCCCCTGAATTCTGCACATCTTACTCCAACACATTTCTTTAGTATGAAAATGCTTCCTTCCACAAATCTTTGCAAAAACGATGCTCTAGAAAGCAAGACCAAGTTTATCCTGTGGCCCCTGTCCCCCATCACCAGCCCACTTTTTATGTACCTTCTGGGGGCATCCATACCCTAGTGTCAGAAGCGGGAATCGAGAGATACAATCTATACCTCTCTTAGCACCAAATCAAACTGCAGGCACCCCAGCGTGCAGGCAGGCCCGTCAGAGCCTGGCCCATCACTGTCCTAAGATTCAGGCTGCAGAGGCAGATGCCTGCGGGGAGGGCAGAGCCGTGAGGGACCCAGCAGTCTCCAGCAGACCCAGCCACTCTGCTCACACCCTCTGCCCTGGGTCCTCCCTTGCCCCAGGAAGCAGCATCCCTACCATTCCAGACTAGACTGTTATAAATCTTCTTTAATAGTCTTAGAATCTTGAGTGTGTTTTACAGAACGGTGCACACAgagccccctcccctctcccccctacAAGGCACAGCCtcacccaccccactccccagggGCCAGAGGACAGCTTGCCAAGAAAGGCCAGCCCACCTTCTCCCAGGAGaagccatcctcctcctccctgtcccTGGACAGCTCAGGACCCTGGAAAACACAGGGCCAGCTCTGTGCCATGCCCCCAAGGACTCACCTGTCCCTAAGCAGCTCAGGGCCAAGCTAGATCTCGTTACCCAGGCAGACCCCCTCCGACCCAGCTCCCCTAAGCCCTGTCCCCAGGGCATGGCCCAGGCTAATCTGAGCTGTCTAGATGGACCTGCATCAGGCCTGGGGAAGGGGTGCTACCCCTTAATATCAGGTAAAACCCACCCTCTCCCACTGCCTTCAATATAATTgtgaaaaaacaaagatataaatgTCATAGTGGAAATAAGTTGACCCGCCCAGTAGGCAGTCTCCTGACAGCCCAGGGTGCCTTTTCTAACACCCCCCTCCCAATCTTTAATACAGTTGCCCCCTATACAATATACACACACCCTTGAGGGCAGGTAGAAGTCCAGCCCACCTGCGCCAGGGACGCTGCGGGGAGCGTTTTTCTCTGAGTTGCTAAGAGAACCCTGATGGGCGGTGAGCAGAGGAACCACAGAACACGAGGGCCCAAGGCTGACAGCGGATAGGCCAGGAGAGATCGCCCGGCCCCAGAAAGCCCCCTACTTTCAGTCAGGGCGGGCAAGGGGATCTTTGcagtgaggtgggaggtgggCCTGGAGGAGGGAGCCAGGGAGACCCCTGGGAGCCCTGAGGTTGGGGGCCGGGCCGGGAGATGTGGACAGCAGCTGCCTCAGTACTTGGGGACCTTGCTGTAGTCTTCGGAATGGACGTGCCGGCACAAACAGATGGACAGGACCATCCCCAGGAGCTGTGGGGAGAGGCGGAGAGTCAGAGGGAGGCTGGGCTGTCCTAGCCTCAGATGCCCCAGCCCCGCCATCCAGGTTTAGATGGGGATTAAGTGGATCCTCAACTTGAGCCTCAAAACCACCCTGTGATGCAGGCAGTAGAGGGAGGCCCAGAGGGGTGTAGTgccttgtctgaggtcacacagccagacaGTGCACAGGCCAGAGGGCCTCTGGAAGCTGATGGGGTGCTGGCCCCCTTGGCCACCACCTCCCCAAGGAGAAAAGCAGAGCAGAGACAACCCAGGAGGACCAGGGATGGagaagggctgggggaggggctcagACCTCAATGACGGCCACGCCCACGCCCACGCCGAGGATGATGCCCAGGTTCTCCTGCAGCCACGCCTGTACCTTCTCCATGCAGCCCTGCAAGGGGAGAACACGGTCACATCACCCCACCCTGCACCATCCCGCCCCACCATGCAGAACCACCGAGAGCCCCCCAGTCCCAGCCTGGAAGGGTTCTGCCTGTGCCGTGAATGAATACATTAACAAAGAAGTAGATGAAGGTACAAATGACAGGTGAATCAAGGGAAGGAACtaatggaggaaggaagggctgAGCAGTAGCCCAGACGGCCCCCAACACCCTCAGATCCCAGCCCCCGATCCGCAGCCCCCCCGCCGCACACCTCCTTATACACAGGCCAGTCCTCAGGGTTGTTGCCACTCTGGGTCCTGTTGCCGGGAGTCTCGCAGAAGCCCTTCCTCATGGAAAGGCTGTTGTCCTCTTCCCCCTTGTCTTCGCAGGAACAGGGGTAGGTGACCTCGGGGCGAGTCATGAGCTCAGCGTTGTCCGTCCAGTTGTAGAAGCTGGTCCAGCCGCAGCACTTCACCTGGGCGAGGCAGGGGACAGACCGCTTATGCTCACTGCCCACCGCAGGCAGGCTGCCCTCTTGGCAGAGGCGGGGCCTCCCCAGGACAGAGACTCAGATATGCCACTTCCAGGCCCCTGGTCCCAGCCGAACCATCATAAACTACAAGTACAGCAGAAAAATCAAAACCAGGATCAGCAGAAATACAAAGCAGAGTAGGAAGGAAGTTCAAGTTGAAGGAGCGCAGCTGTGCAGGGCACAAGGAGAAAGGACGGCAGACCGCTCACAGTGCAGGGTTCAAAGTCAGGCTACTGGGTTATAATCCCCGCCCTGCCACCTACCAGCTGAGCAACCTCTGTCAAGGAaatagcctcagtttcctcatctgtaaatggggataaTTAAAATTCCCAACTCGCAGGGCTATCACAAGGACTAAATGGGATGAGTCAGGCAAAGTGCTCAGCAGAGGTGTGGGGAGCACAATACGCTTAGGAAAGGCTGTTTGACTTTAGAGCAGGAGTTGAGATTTGCCTCTGAGCTTCCTGGcgaaaaggagaaaaagtgaaaagtgaaaaagGATACAGGGttaattctgctttttttttttttttcttttttctgaggcagagtcttgctctgtcacccaggctggagtgcagtggcgtgatcttggctcactgcaacctccacctcccgggttcaaatgattctcctgcttcagcctcctgagtagctgggattacaggcactcgccatcacgcccggctaatgtttgtatttttagtagagatcgggtttcaccatgttggccaggctggtcttgaactcctgaccccaagtgatccgcccgccttggcctcccaaagtgctgggattacaggtgtgagccacctcgcccagccagtcAATTCTGCCACTTTAGAGGAGAAAATGCTCTAGTTCTAGAGAGAAGAAAGCCTTTCTGGGCTCTGTGTGCTAAAGGAGGTCTCTGTGTGCAAATCCCCGCAATGCTGGGGGTTCCCGGGAGGATTCAGTGGGACAGCCATGGTCACAGCAGGCGTCAGTTCCTGGACCGCTTCCTTCCTATCTCCGGATGTCGCCCGACCAGTAGCCAGTGGACAGCAGGGGGCGTGCCAGGCACACTCAGAAATGCTCAGCTCCAGGCAGTTTCTAATCCAGCTTTTACAAGCCCTTGTTCCAGCAGGCTGGCTGCCTCCTCTCTCGAACAAAAGGCTGGCACCTCTGAGGGGTGCACAGGTCTGCAAGCTGGGGCCACCCACAGGTCATCCTGCACCAAAGCAAAATAAGGCACGTCTCCTTGGCCCGTCTATGGCAGAGCCTCCTTCCAAGCAACCCTTTGCCCTGACCCCGGCTGTACCTGTTCCCCAGCAGCACATGCCATCTCCGCCTGTGTCTCCATGGATGTGGAGCACATGCCATCTCCTGTGTCTCCACTAAAACATCACCACCAGCttagcacataataaatgctgCCTAAGTGCTGGAGACTTTAACAATGTATCTCACACGGCATGGGTCAGTAGCCCCATTGTATAAACGGGGAGGCAGGCTCAGCAAAAGTCTAGCGGCTGTGGCAGTGTTAGCACTCCAGGCCTTGGGAGTCTCACTTACCACCAGCCCAAGCAGCATCTGACAGCATCGGAATCATCTAGAACCAGCCAATGACTTTCCAGGGTAGGATGCTCACCACCTCCCAAGGGACCCACTTCTCCTCCCAGGTCCCTTGTCAGGTGGCACTGGTTTATGTCATTGGTGACATCAAGACTTTGCTAAAATTAGCAAAGTCTCAGCAATTGTGGGTCAAACTACATATGCGACCAAAACATTTCCCTATGTGAACCAAGCCTTCCAGCTGCCACGACCCCCACACCTGATCTCCTATGTCAGGGCCAGAAAACATCGCTCTCCCCGTCCTCCGCTCAGAAAATGGCCATGTCCACGTCGCCTAGATGGAGTGTCCTATCTGCAAACTCTCCTGGTGCCCCAGAGCCAGGCTTTCTCCTGCTGCCCATGCCCCTTATACCCCACAGCCCTCCCCTGAGGTGTCAACAGGCCCTACGTGATCACTGTGTCCTGTGCCCTCACAGGATTGCAGATCAGAGACGGCAGGTCCTAGCCAAGGGCACACACAGCATCCAGGACCACAAGAAAGGAGAGCCAGGTGGTCGCTGGATCACTATTGAGACAGGCTGGGAACCTGGTCAGTCTATCTGTTGGTCAGTCGGGCagtccatccatccgtccacccacccatccacccatccatccatctctctcaCTTTAACGGAGGCATAATATACATGAACTAATGAGCACACATTCAGCTTGGTGCATTTTTATGTATGTGCACATACTGGTGAAACCAGTATCAAGATTTGGCTAGAATACTCCTTTCGCCCTAGAAAGTTCCCTCAACACTTCCCCAGCTAGTGCCCTTCCCGGAGGCAGCCTCCATTGGGACTTCTCACTGCTACTTGGCACCCAGTTTCCTAAAACCCAGGGTGGAGCTCCCAACGCTCCCCAGTGTGGCTTGAGATAAGAGGGCTGACAACTGCCCCCGTGCTCTCTGGCCACAAACGGGGGCACAGAGTTATGAAGCTGCCTCTGAGTCTCTGGGCCCCCGAGCAGGGAGCTGTGGTGCTAAGTGGGGTGCCCTGCCCCCATAGAAGCACACTCTCCTACAAACTGTCAGGCACACACGAGCACTGCAGATGCCAGTCCCAGAGACACGGGTGCACAGAGCCCCAAATTCAGGGACACCCAGGCCAGAGAGCTTCCCACAGCCGCGCCCCACCTCACCTGAGCCTGCACGTAGTCCCAGGCGTCCTGCAGGCTGTCCTCGCGACTGCTGTTGTAGTCTCGAATGAGTTCGGTCACGATGCCGCCCATTTCCTGCTTCAGCTGCAGCGGGCAGGATACAGGTCAGGGTCAGATTTCCTGAAACCCGTGCCCATCTGTGGTCACCGCTACTTAAACTGCCTCCCCCCTGTTCCCTTCAGCAACCCTGTGACATGCTCATGGCTCCAACCACTTTCCTGGTGCTCCCAGGGTGCCCGATGCAGGCAGTGCCAACCACTCCCGCCCCACTGTCTCTTCTGTGCTCCGCAGCAGCCTGGCCCTGTAAACATCCATATTCTCATGTCACTGCTGAAAACCCTGCAGGGGCCTCCCACCACCAAGGCAGTTCCCATCGTCAGTGTCCTCGTGACAGCCTAGGAGGCCCTACGCCACTTGTCTGCCCTCCCTGGACCTTGTGTCCTCTGTTCTTGTTCCCTCTGCTTCAACTGTGTGGATTTCCACGCTGTCTGTGCCAGGCACACTCCTGCCTCGTGGCCTTTGCAGCTGCTGTTCCCACCGCCTGGAATGCTCTTTGCCCGGACACTAACATGGCTCACCCTCTGCTTCCTTCAGGGCTCTGCtccaatgtcacctcctcagaaagGCCTTACTAGACCACTCTACAAAATATcagcccttcccctcccctccccccaccaatcAACCACCCCTCCCCTGGCCTCCCTTATCCCACAAGGGAAAGcatgctgtatttttctttagagCACTGATGTTACATGCTTATTAGTTTTCAGGGCTTATCATCTCTCTCCACTAGTACATCAGCGCCACGGGGGCAGGGACCACATCTGGCACGCTCACTACAGGGTCCCCCATGGCCAGCGCCAAGCCTGGCACAGAATAGGTGTGCGGGGTACGTGAATGCTGAATGCACACCTAACCAGAGCCAGACCCATGCCAGGCACCACAGCCAGACCCATGCAACTTCTTGGTGAATCCTTACGCCTCCCACAGGACAGCTGCAGGGAGAAGGAGGGACAGGGAGGAGAGCCCAGCTCAGCTTCCTTCTTCCAAGGACCAGAGTGCAGCCTCTCCAAACAGGGCCCCCAAGGGTAGGTGCCTGGAGGGGGCCCCAAGACTGGGGGACCTGGAACTTCGGCATCAACTATGTGATCAAAAGATCCTCCCTCTatgcaggcatggtggtgggtgcctgtgatcccagctactcaggaggctgaggcaggagaattgcttgaacccaggaggtggaggttgcagtgagtctagatcgcaccactgcactccagcctgggtgacagagtaagagtccatctcaaaacaaaacaaaacagaaaagatccTCCCTCACGCCTTCCCAAGCCCTAAGCCAGCAGCGCCAGCCAGCCGGAGTGTGAGGTCAGTTGCTTTTCTGGGACCTGGCTGCTTGCCCCAGAGCtccaaaaaaatcttttttttttttttttttaaaagacagggtctccctgtcacccaggctggagggcagtggcaggatctcggctcactgcaacttctacctcctggagttaagcaatcctcccacttcagcctcccaggtagctggagctacaggcgcgtgtcaccacgcctggctaatttttgtatttttagtggagacagggtcttcccaCGTTGCCccggctggcctcgaactcctgacctcaagtgatccacccacctcggccccgcaatgtgctgggattacaggcctgagacccCGCGCCTGGTCCAAATCTACATCTTGCCTATGCTGATCCTCACCCTGCTCTGGAATTGAGGGTCACTCTCCTTGTGGTGGAGAGCAGCACCTGCTCTCGGCTAACCTCACAGAGAAAACGCTGATttacaaagcaggcagaagggGGGTTTTGAAATAAGTCAGTTGTGCAAAGGGAGGCAAACCGAGAGCCAGCTGAGGGCAGGGCCTCCCTCGGCAATAAGCAGAcctgggtgggagggtgggaggggcctCCGAGAGCCAGCCCCTGCCTGGCTCCACCTCGCCTCTCAAACGGACCTGGCCCACAGGCCTTCCAGGGCACATGCATGGATGGGCTGGTCACGGCCGTGGGAAGCCCCAGGGCGAGGGACCCTAGAAGGCAGGGATGCCAAGGAGAAGGCCACACACCTTCCCACCTTGGTTCCGGAGAAGGAGGAATTGGGAGAAACGGGATAGGTACTTCTAGATGGGGTTTCAGAGCCTGACTCCCAGGGGACCCTGTGGGTGGGGCCTCCTGCAGCTCCCCACGGGCAGCCCTCCAATGAGCATTGTGCTCAGAAAACTCATATCCTGCAGATGGACCTGCAGCCCTGGCTTCTCACCCTTGGTTAAATGAATGCtggggccgggcatagtggctcatgtctgtaatcccagcactttgggaggccgaggtgggtggatcacgaggtcagaagttcgagaccatcctggctaacatagtgaaaccccatctctacttaaaaaatacaaaaacttagctgagcttgatggcaagtgcctgtagtcccagctacttgggaggctgagacagaagaatggcttgaacccaggaggcggagcttgcagtgagctgagattacaccactgcactccagcctgggtgatatagtgaaactccatctcaaacaaacaaacagaaaaagaatgctGGGAAACCAGCCTCTGATGATGCTCCCTGCCCTTCTCTCAATAAAGCTCTCAgcatgatactttaaaaaaaaaaaaaaaaaaaaaaacccttatacAGAGTTCTGCAATTTGCAAAGCTTTCCTGTCAGTAATTAATCACAACACTAATAGTGGTTAAATTTTATCAAACGTTTGTTATGTACCTGGTGCTGTGGTAGGCActttaaatgtattatctcaaCTGAATCTTCACAGCAGACCTATGGCCTAGGTATTCACCCCATTCCCTCATTATAGAGATAGAGAAAACAAacccagagaggttaattaacttgcccaaggtcacacagccaacaTGTGGAAGAAGTGAGGTTTGTACCCAGGATTGGCTGATTTCAGAACCCAGGTTTTTACCTATTAAGCTTTATTGGCGTTTAAACCACATGGCCATACCCAGTTTTAACCAGGGCCCAGAAAAGCTAAGGGGTTTGCCTGAGTCACACAGCTTGGGCTGTCTGCCAGCCGATCTGACATCTCAGGTCCACCTCTCAACCCCAATGGGTGGGTGATCCCCATGGTGTGGAAAGGAGGGGTTCTTCAGAAGCATCTGTGCAGAAAGCTGCCTCTCCCACATCCTTCCCCACCCACCCAGCTTCCTCACGACATGTTGCTCTGAGGCTCTGTTTGAACCCCAGCGTGGCTGTCACAGCAGCCTGGACTTCCCTGTTTCTCTCCCAGGCCCCCTGAAATGAGAAGGTGATGGAAGCTGGGTGGTTTCCACCTAGACAGGTGGTTTCCATGGAAACACCACAACATCTTTCAGTCCAGAATGTGGTTGGGGGACACACCTGGGCCACGGGGACCATGGCCACAGGGGCTGGTTCAGCTTGGAGCTGATGCCCTGGGACCCCAATGCTTAGGAGGCCTGTGCTGGGAGTA from Piliocolobus tephrosceles isolate RC106 chromosome 13, ASM277652v3, whole genome shotgun sequence encodes:
- the CD82 gene encoding CD82 antigen isoform X1 — encoded protein: MGSACIKVTKYFLFLFNLIFFLLGAVILGFGVWILADKSSFISVLQTSSSSLRMGAYVFIGVGAVTMLMGFLGCIGAVNEVRCLLGLYFAFLLLILIAQVTAGVLFYFNMGKLKQEMGGIVTELIRDYNSSREDSLQDAWDYVQAQVKCCGWTSFYNWTDNAELMTRPEVTYPCSCEDKGEEDNSLSMRKGFCETPGNRTQSGNNPEDWPVYKEGCMEKVQAWLQENLGIILGVGVGVAVIELLGMVLSICLCRHVHSEDYSKVPKY
- the CD82 gene encoding CD82 antigen isoform X2 translates to MGAYVFIGVGAVTMLMGFLGCIGAVNEVRCLLGLYFAFLLLILIAQVTAGVLFYFNMGKLKQEMGGIVTELIRDYNSSREDSLQDAWDYVQAQVKCCGWTSFYNWTDNAELMTRPEVTYPCSCEDKGEEDNSLSMRKGFCETPGNRTQSGNNPEDWPVYKEGCMEKVQAWLQENLGIILGVGVGVAVIELLGMVLSICLCRHVHSEDYSKVPKY